Proteins encoded together in one Flavobacteriales bacterium window:
- a CDS encoding ROK family protein yields MIAGIDIGGTSSKLGLVDGDRIVARTRIPTLGHADPHTFADALAVAVRTLAGEVALTGVGIGAPNGNQHSGTIVQAPNLPWREDVPLAAMLRERLGVPCTLGNDANAAALGEWRYGAGRGIDDLLVVTLGTGLGSGLIVDGRLLLGPFGNAGELGHTIVVIDGRACSCGRKGCLEAYVSIRGIRETFRELGGDAKVLGTEGVLPIAEAARAGLSEALQTFRSTARWLSVGLSNAVAITTPRRIVLFGGIARNGDLLLGPLRERFAHDLLSIYHGQVDLVLSELPEDDAGILGAAALGELRTTSRRGAEGAEDDRQ; encoded by the coding sequence ATGATCGCGGGCATCGACATCGGCGGAACGAGCAGCAAGCTGGGCCTGGTGGACGGCGACCGCATCGTGGCGCGCACGCGCATCCCCACACTGGGCCACGCGGACCCGCACACCTTCGCTGATGCGCTGGCCGTGGCGGTGCGCACCCTGGCCGGAGAGGTCGCGCTCACCGGCGTGGGCATCGGCGCCCCCAACGGCAACCAGCACAGCGGCACCATCGTGCAGGCCCCCAACCTGCCGTGGCGGGAGGATGTGCCCCTGGCGGCGATGCTGCGCGAACGGCTGGGCGTGCCCTGCACCCTGGGCAACGACGCCAACGCGGCGGCACTGGGCGAATGGCGCTATGGGGCCGGGCGCGGCATCGACGACCTGCTGGTGGTGACCCTCGGCACCGGCCTGGGCAGCGGGCTCATCGTGGACGGTCGGCTGCTGCTGGGCCCCTTCGGCAATGCCGGCGAGCTGGGCCACACGATCGTGGTCATCGACGGCCGCGCATGCAGCTGTGGCCGAAAGGGCTGCCTGGAGGCCTACGTGAGCATCCGCGGCATCCGCGAGACCTTCCGCGAGCTCGGCGGCGACGCGAAGGTGCTCGGGACCGAAGGCGTGCTGCCTATCGCCGAGGCCGCGCGCGCCGGGCTGTCCGAGGCGCTGCAGACCTTCCGCAGCACCGCGCGCTGGCTGTCGGTGGGCCTCAGCAACGCGGTGGCCATCACCACCCCGCGGCGAATCGTGCTCTTCGGAGGCATCGCCCGCAACGGCGACCTTCTTCTCGGCCCGCTGCGCGAACGGTTCGCGCACGACCTGCTCTCCATTTACCACGGCCAGGTGGACCTGGTGCTCAGCGAACTGCCCGAGGATGATGCGGGGATCCTGGGGGCAGCGGCGTTGGGAGAGCTCCGGACCACCTCACGCAGAGGGGCAGAGGGCGCGGAGGACGACCGCCAGTAG
- a CDS encoding GxxExxY protein, with product MEINAITEIIINEAIRLHREIGPGLLGSVYEAVLSKRLRDRGLKVECQVPTSVVIDGEHFDIGFRMDMLVQDQVIVELKSVQEVPAVDYKRVQTYLRLKDLRIALLINFGKETLVEGLSRIANKFNED from the coding sequence ATGGAGATCAACGCGATCACCGAGATCATCATCAACGAAGCCATCCGGCTGCATCGGGAGATCGGGCCTGGGTTGTTGGGATCCGTCTATGAAGCGGTTCTGTCCAAGAGGTTGCGGGATCGAGGACTGAAGGTGGAATGCCAGGTGCCGACCAGCGTGGTGATCGACGGAGAACACTTCGACATCGGTTTCAGGATGGACATGCTCGTACAGGACCAGGTGATCGTGGAGCTCAAGTCCGTACAGGAGGTGCCTGCGGTCGACTACAAGCGGGTCCAGACCTACCTGCGTCTGAAAGACCTTCGCATCGCACTGCTCATCAACTTCGGGAAGGAAACGCTTGTGGAAGGACTGTCGCGCATTGCGAACAAGTTCAACGAAGACTGA
- a CDS encoding GH92 family glycosyl hydrolase, translating to MLTLPLLSSAQLNPARDLVNPFVGTGGHGHTFPGACVPHGLVQLSPDTRPDGINDWDGCGGYHHSDSLIYGFSHTHLSGTGVADLCDVLIMPMSGRWSVDPKEYRSLFSHANEAAHAGYYRVHLDDEGVDAELTASARVGVHRYAFPKGEDAFIVLDLEHRDKLLGSQIRMDGQDVVGERRSSSWARDQRLYFCVRVGSPDGPVDLTLDQLQDSTKAVLRIPGEHKGPLIVKVGISSVSIEGARKNLEAEVPHWDFDRVRAEAEAAWNAELNKVQVKGGTPEQQRIFHTAMYHSLIAPCVFNDVDGQYRGMDGAVHQADHDVYTIFSLWDTFRATHPLFTLLEPDRVNDYIRTFLLHYQQGGRLPVWELWGNETDCMIGYHSASVIADAHSKGIRDYDARLALEALVAGAMRDEPGLNAYRTRGFISSEDQAESVSRTLEYAYDDWCIAQLAEALGADSLAAVFTERSYAWQNLLDPDTRFFRARRNGGLIEPFDPYEVNYHFTEANAWQYGLFVPHHLDDLLRDAGGSSALRSRLDELFDADVRTSGREQADITGLIGQYAHGNEPSHHMAYLYARTDAPAWMDGLVDRIRTEFYRDAPDGLIGNEDCGQMSSWYVLSALGLYPICPGSPQYTLGVPLFDEATIRLTNGRSLRITGERTPADARYVEEISWNGHEPEVFRQLSHDRLMDGGTLAFRLGPRPGGSPSFPDPGEPELSPERPLPAPWVNAPSRTFTDTLAVRFVRPIPYGQVQYRVKEGGVKQWRAAPEALTLRQSGTVQARLALGDRTGPVVEARFERLEVRHTVSLQSTCSNQYAAGGDQALVDGLRGGVEFRSGEWQGFQGQDVLATIDLGGERRLDAVSVGMLQDQRSWIWYPEYVDVAWSINGRQWSSTVLTHTVARDADGAQRMELRTGAIGKRARYVKVMAKNAGPCPDWHPSKGGSSWVFLDEVGIEAGPAR from the coding sequence ATGCTCACCCTCCCCCTGCTCTCCTCCGCCCAGCTCAACCCGGCGCGCGACCTGGTGAACCCCTTCGTGGGCACCGGGGGCCACGGGCACACCTTCCCCGGCGCCTGCGTGCCGCACGGCCTGGTGCAGCTCAGCCCGGACACGCGGCCCGATGGCATCAACGACTGGGACGGCTGCGGAGGCTACCACCACAGCGACAGCCTCATCTACGGATTCAGCCACACGCACCTCAGTGGCACGGGCGTGGCCGACCTGTGCGATGTGCTCATCATGCCGATGAGCGGCCGTTGGTCCGTGGACCCTAAGGAATACCGGTCTTTGTTCAGCCATGCGAACGAGGCGGCCCATGCGGGCTATTACCGCGTGCACCTCGACGACGAGGGCGTGGACGCTGAGCTGACGGCCAGCGCTCGGGTGGGGGTGCATCGGTATGCCTTCCCGAAAGGAGAGGACGCCTTCATCGTCCTCGATCTTGAGCATCGCGACAAGCTGCTCGGCAGCCAGATCCGGATGGACGGACAGGACGTGGTGGGGGAACGCCGAAGTTCGTCCTGGGCGCGCGATCAGCGGCTCTATTTCTGCGTGCGCGTCGGAAGCCCCGACGGGCCGGTCGACCTGACCTTGGACCAGCTTCAGGACAGCACCAAGGCCGTGCTTCGGATCCCCGGTGAGCACAAAGGTCCGCTCATCGTCAAGGTCGGCATCTCTTCTGTGAGCATCGAAGGCGCGCGAAAGAACCTCGAGGCCGAGGTGCCGCACTGGGACTTCGACCGGGTGCGGGCGGAGGCCGAGGCCGCCTGGAACGCCGAGCTCAACAAGGTGCAGGTGAAGGGCGGCACGCCGGAACAGCAGCGCATCTTCCACACGGCCATGTACCACAGCCTCATCGCCCCCTGCGTGTTCAACGACGTGGACGGGCAATACCGCGGCATGGACGGCGCGGTGCACCAGGCGGACCACGACGTGTACACCATCTTCAGCCTGTGGGACACCTTTCGCGCGACGCACCCGCTGTTCACGCTGCTGGAACCGGACCGGGTGAACGACTACATCCGCACCTTCCTGCTGCACTACCAGCAGGGCGGCCGCCTGCCGGTGTGGGAGCTGTGGGGCAACGAAACGGACTGCATGATCGGGTACCACAGCGCCAGTGTGATCGCCGACGCGCACAGTAAGGGCATCCGGGACTACGACGCCCGCCTGGCCCTGGAAGCGCTGGTGGCCGGGGCCATGCGCGACGAGCCGGGGCTCAACGCCTACCGCACGCGCGGCTTCATCAGCAGCGAGGACCAGGCGGAGAGCGTGAGCCGCACGCTGGAGTACGCGTACGATGACTGGTGCATCGCCCAGCTCGCGGAGGCCTTGGGCGCGGACAGCTTGGCCGCGGTGTTCACCGAGCGCTCCTATGCCTGGCAGAACCTGCTGGACCCGGACACGCGCTTCTTCCGTGCCCGGCGCAACGGCGGCCTGATCGAGCCCTTCGACCCGTACGAGGTGAACTACCACTTCACCGAGGCGAACGCGTGGCAGTACGGGCTCTTCGTGCCGCACCATCTCGACGACCTGTTGCGCGACGCGGGAGGAAGCAGCGCCCTGCGCTCGCGGCTCGATGAGCTGTTCGATGCCGATGTCCGCACCAGCGGGCGCGAGCAGGCGGACATCACGGGCCTCATCGGGCAGTACGCCCACGGCAACGAACCCAGCCACCACATGGCCTACCTCTACGCCCGCACGGACGCCCCGGCCTGGATGGACGGGCTGGTGGACCGGATCCGCACGGAGTTCTACCGCGACGCCCCGGACGGGCTGATCGGCAACGAGGACTGCGGCCAGATGAGCAGCTGGTACGTGCTGAGCGCCCTGGGCCTCTACCCCATCTGCCCGGGCTCGCCGCAGTACACCCTGGGCGTCCCCCTCTTCGACGAGGCCACCATCCGGCTCACCAATGGGCGCAGCCTGCGCATCACCGGCGAGCGCACGCCTGCCGACGCACGCTACGTGGAGGAGATCTCATGGAACGGACACGAGCCGGAGGTCTTCCGCCAGCTGAGCCACGACCGCCTGATGGACGGGGGGACGCTGGCCTTCCGGCTGGGCCCACGTCCGGGCGGGTCCCCCTCCTTCCCCGATCCGGGAGAGCCGGAGCTATCCCCCGAACGGCCGCTGCCCGCGCCGTGGGTGAACGCACCGTCCCGCACCTTCACCGACACGCTGGCCGTTCGCTTCGTACGCCCCATCCCCTATGGCCAGGTGCAGTACCGGGTGAAGGAGGGCGGTGTGAAGCAGTGGCGCGCGGCGCCGGAGGCCCTCACCCTGCGGCAGTCCGGCACCGTGCAGGCGCGCCTGGCGCTGGGCGATCGCACGGGACCGGTGGTGGAGGCCCGGTTCGAGCGGCTGGAGGTGCGCCACACCGTGAGCCTGCAGAGCACCTGCTCCAACCAATACGCGGCCGGAGGCGACCAGGCCTTGGTGGACGGTCTGCGCGGCGGGGTGGAGTTCCGGTCCGGCGAATGGCAGGGCTTCCAGGGCCAGGACGTGCTGGCCACCATCGACCTGGGGGGCGAGCGCCGCCTGGATGCGGTGAGCGTGGGCATGCTGCAGGACCAGCGCTCGTGGATCTGGTACCCCGAATATGTGGATGTCGCCTGGAGCATCAACGGCCGGCAGTGGAGCAGCACGGTGTTGACGCACACGGTGGCCCGCGACGCGGATGGCGCGCAGCGCATGGAGCTCCGCACCGGTGCCATCGGCAAGCGTGCGCGCTACGTGAAGGTGATGGCGAAGAACGCGGGCCCTTGTCCGGACTGGCATCCCAGCAAGGGCGGTTCGAGCTGGGTCTTCCTGGACGAGGTCGGCATCGAGGCGGGGCCAGCACGCTGA
- a CDS encoding T9SS type A sorting domain-containing protein has protein sequence MSAFRPFTQVLALSFALTPAASAFAQGNCQNANQFGQATPDPFGALTTISTCSYESEYSLITGIIAGATYQFTLSSGGYITVREDFPGGNVIGQGYSPVTVTAVTGGDLYPHWNLDDLCNLQSNCVVTTVQLFLNCTPVVASYSVLDDCNTNSFTIDVNVASTGDGSFVNIDHSINGTPQAQIPGQGVGVITLGPFTVGAVVDIVVGHEFEAACSVSYFNVQSTGNCPVILNCGGVEYNDSYCYVANDTKTWWYQSSTNDPLALLFSTGTIESSFYDVLTIYDGPNNGSPILWQHNGPTFDLSTLPPIVSTGPNIFMTITSDGSVQCSTNPAWEWNWTVGCLDCDVPAATFTVVPDCIHREYSIEVNITSTGDAATVDLVLPGDTLFGIGTGLQNFGPIGMDTIVNLSVFNGDNSLCRIFSGPVVAYEDSCVIPACLNVNTSYCYENSDDAWFVYQSSDPNLPITMTFLQGQLLVDDKVVIYNGAYDLSGVLFNGNLGGNLSGLSISSQNPDNLLTLRVQSNNTGSCDDGQATTPLVWDVGCGLVGIDETNATGFVLYPNPTTGAVTIQLGLDQLTNAVVRLFDLTGRQVLDLPVRAVNDRSVLVDLSGLQNGNYLLQVHADEFVRTKAVQVAR, from the coding sequence ATGAGCGCATTTCGACCCTTCACCCAGGTTCTTGCCCTTTCCTTCGCCCTGACGCCCGCAGCTTCGGCCTTCGCCCAGGGGAACTGTCAGAACGCGAACCAATTCGGCCAGGCCACGCCCGACCCCTTCGGCGCGCTGACCACCATCAGCACGTGCAGCTACGAGTCCGAGTACTCCCTGATCACCGGCATCATCGCGGGTGCGACCTACCAGTTCACCCTCAGCTCCGGAGGCTACATCACCGTCCGTGAGGACTTCCCCGGCGGAAACGTCATTGGTCAAGGCTACAGCCCGGTGACCGTCACGGCCGTGACCGGCGGCGACCTCTATCCCCACTGGAACTTGGACGACCTCTGCAATCTGCAGAGCAACTGTGTGGTCACCACCGTGCAGCTCTTCCTGAACTGCACCCCGGTGGTGGCCAGCTACAGCGTGCTGGACGATTGCAACACCAACAGCTTCACGATCGATGTGAACGTGGCCAGCACAGGTGACGGCTCTTTCGTCAACATCGACCACAGCATCAACGGCACGCCCCAGGCGCAGATCCCAGGGCAGGGCGTCGGTGTCATCACCCTCGGGCCCTTCACGGTCGGCGCCGTGGTGGACATCGTGGTGGGCCATGAGTTCGAGGCGGCCTGCAGCGTGAGCTACTTCAACGTGCAGAGCACCGGGAACTGTCCGGTCATTCTCAACTGTGGCGGAGTCGAGTACAACGACAGTTACTGCTACGTGGCCAACGACACCAAAACGTGGTGGTACCAGAGTTCCACCAACGATCCGCTGGCGCTCCTGTTCTCCACCGGCACCATCGAGTCCTCTTTCTATGATGTGCTCACCATTTACGACGGACCGAACAACGGAAGCCCGATCCTCTGGCAGCACAACGGTCCCACCTTCGACCTGAGCACGCTGCCCCCGATCGTGTCCACGGGCCCCAACATCTTCATGACCATCACCTCCGACGGTTCCGTGCAGTGCTCCACCAACCCCGCCTGGGAGTGGAACTGGACCGTGGGCTGCCTGGACTGCGACGTGCCCGCCGCGACCTTCACCGTGGTGCCCGATTGTATCCACCGCGAGTACAGCATCGAAGTGAACATCACCTCCACGGGCGATGCCGCCACCGTGGACCTCGTGCTTCCGGGTGACACGCTCTTCGGCATCGGCACCGGCCTCCAGAACTTCGGCCCCATCGGCATGGACACGATCGTCAACCTGTCGGTCTTCAACGGCGACAACAGCCTGTGCCGCATCTTCAGTGGTCCCGTGGTGGCCTACGAGGACAGCTGTGTGATCCCGGCCTGCCTCAACGTGAACACCTCGTACTGTTACGAGAACAGCGATGACGCCTGGTTCGTCTATCAGTCCAGTGACCCCAACCTGCCGATCACGATGACCTTCCTGCAGGGCCAGTTGCTGGTGGACGACAAGGTGGTGATCTACAACGGGGCCTACGACCTCTCCGGCGTGCTCTTCAACGGCAACCTGGGTGGGAACCTCTCGGGCCTCTCCATCAGCTCCCAGAACCCGGACAACCTGCTCACGCTGCGGGTGCAGTCCAACAACACGGGGTCCTGCGACGATGGGCAGGCCACGACGCCCTTGGTGTGGGATGTGGGTTGTGGCCTGGTGGGCATTGATGAGACGAATGCGACCGGTTTCGTGCTCTACCCGAACCCCACCACGGGTGCGGTGACCATCCAGCTCGGCCTCGACCAGTTGACCAACGCCGTGGTGCGGCTGTTCGACCTCACCGGCCGCCAGGTGCTGGACCTGCCGGTGCGCGCGGTGAACGACCGCTCGGTGCTGGTCGACCTCTCCGGTCTGCAGAACGGCAACTACCTGCTGCAAGTACACGCGGACGAGTTCGTGCGCACGAAGGCCGTGCAGGTGGCGCGCTGA
- a CDS encoding sensor histidine kinase: MAEVPTTMLIPLGLLVNELVMNSLKHGFPEGRHGSIRIQLDQWNVSGLRLRYEDDGVGLATSNGLSAGSFGHDLIHALSEQLEGELRMSTGEGHRVELLATLGEAPLRAVG, from the coding sequence ATGGCCGAGGTGCCCACCACGATGCTGATCCCCCTGGGGTTGCTGGTGAACGAGCTCGTGATGAACTCCCTGAAGCACGGATTTCCCGAGGGTCGACATGGTTCGATCCGGATCCAACTGGACCAGTGGAACGTCAGCGGTCTTCGGCTCCGGTACGAGGACGATGGTGTGGGTCTGGCCACGTCCAATGGGCTGTCGGCCGGTAGTTTCGGCCACGACCTGATCCACGCGCTGAGCGAGCAGCTGGAAGGGGAATTGCGTATGAGCACAGGCGAAGGCCACCGCGTGGAGCTCTTGGCCACCCTGGGCGAGGCGCCGCTGCGCGCGGTCGGCTGA
- a CDS encoding DEAD/DEAH box helicase, whose product MGFDELGLNPDLLEGISAMGIRTPTPIQQQAIPAALDGRDLIACAQTGTGKTAAFLLPIMDVVHRYRPKEEGSIRALVVVPTRELALQIDQQLQAIAYFTPITSIPVYGGSDAASFDQQKAALTGGTEVIIATPGKLLSHLNLGYVPVKGLEFLVLDEADRMMDMGFIDDIMRIISFLPEDRQTLLFSATMPPAIRELTKRILKDPVEITIALSKPAEGVDQQAFVVHEMQKAPVLEHLLRTTEASCIVLFAGRKSEVRNLARHLKRKGFDAEAMHSDLEQSEREEVLLRFRNRRLRILVATNVVSRGIDIDDIDMVINYDVPQDPEDYVHRVGRTARAARKGQAVTFINDKEMREFGRIEKLIGYAVRKVPLPAEFGPGPEYRPDAPKRRDGGGGRSGPRSGAAGRSGGGRSSGGRGRR is encoded by the coding sequence ATGGGGTTCGATGAACTGGGGCTCAACCCCGACCTGCTCGAGGGCATCTCCGCCATGGGCATCCGTACGCCCACGCCCATCCAGCAGCAGGCCATCCCGGCCGCGCTCGATGGCCGTGACCTGATCGCCTGCGCACAGACCGGCACCGGCAAGACCGCGGCCTTCCTGCTGCCCATCATGGACGTCGTACACCGCTACCGGCCGAAGGAGGAGGGCAGCATCCGGGCCCTGGTGGTGGTGCCCACGCGCGAGCTCGCCCTACAGATCGACCAGCAGTTGCAGGCCATCGCGTACTTCACGCCCATCACGTCGATCCCTGTGTACGGTGGCAGCGATGCCGCCTCGTTCGACCAGCAGAAGGCCGCCCTGACGGGAGGCACCGAGGTGATCATCGCCACCCCCGGCAAGCTATTGAGCCACCTCAACCTGGGCTATGTGCCGGTGAAGGGACTGGAGTTCCTGGTGCTCGACGAGGCCGATCGGATGATGGACATGGGCTTCATCGACGACATCATGCGGATCATCAGCTTTCTGCCGGAGGACCGGCAGACGCTGCTGTTCAGCGCCACGATGCCGCCTGCGATCCGGGAGCTCACCAAGCGCATCCTGAAGGACCCCGTGGAGATCACCATCGCGCTGAGCAAGCCGGCCGAGGGGGTGGACCAGCAGGCGTTCGTGGTGCACGAGATGCAGAAGGCGCCCGTGCTGGAGCACCTGCTTCGCACCACCGAGGCCAGCTGCATCGTGCTGTTCGCAGGCCGCAAGAGCGAGGTGCGCAACCTGGCCCGCCACCTCAAGCGCAAGGGTTTCGATGCGGAAGCGATGCACAGCGACCTGGAGCAGAGCGAGCGTGAAGAAGTGCTGCTACGCTTCCGGAACCGTCGGCTGCGGATCCTGGTGGCCACCAACGTGGTGAGCCGCGGGATCGACATCGACGACATCGACATGGTGATCAACTACGACGTGCCGCAGGACCCCGAGGACTACGTGCACCGCGTAGGTCGAACGGCACGTGCGGCCCGCAAGGGACAGGCCGTCACCTTCATCAACGACAAGGAGATGCGCGAGTTCGGCCGCATCGAGAAGCTGATCGGCTATGCCGTGCGCAAGGTGCCCCTGCCCGCGGAGTTCGGCCCCGGACCGGAGTACCGGCCCGATGCGCCCAAGCGCCGGGATGGTGGAGGTGGCCGGAGCGGCCCGCGCAGCGGCGCCGCAGGCCGCAGCGGTGGTGGCCGGAGCAGCGGTGGTCGCGGTCGGCGCTAG
- a CDS encoding peptidylprolyl isomerase, whose amino-acid sequence MRSAIPLSALWSLLLASCAPSGQGAGEASAPATDPLTTTEQAPMSTNPTEGVFAKITTNKGAITIRLEHEKAPVTVANFVGLAEGSVKNSARGQGQPYYDGLTFHRVIADFMIQGGDPTGTGSGGPGYAFQDEINPGLKHDRAGTLSMANAGPATNGSQFFITHKETPWLDGRHAVFGYVTAGQEVVNAIAQGDRIESIRIERVGDKAKAFDATQVLAANAGMFKAR is encoded by the coding sequence ATGCGATCCGCGATACCCCTCTCCGCCCTCTGGTCCCTGCTGCTGGCCTCCTGTGCGCCTTCCGGCCAGGGCGCTGGCGAGGCCTCCGCGCCTGCGACCGACCCACTCACCACCACCGAACAAGCACCCATGAGCACGAACCCCACCGAGGGCGTCTTCGCCAAGATCACCACCAACAAGGGCGCCATCACCATCCGGCTGGAGCACGAGAAGGCCCCGGTGACGGTGGCCAACTTCGTCGGCCTGGCGGAAGGCTCTGTGAAGAACTCCGCACGCGGGCAGGGCCAGCCGTACTACGATGGGCTCACGTTCCACCGCGTCATCGCCGACTTCATGATCCAGGGCGGCGATCCCACGGGTACCGGTTCCGGCGGGCCGGGCTATGCGTTCCAGGACGAGATCAACCCGGGGCTGAAGCACGACCGTGCGGGCACCCTCAGCATGGCCAACGCGGGCCCGGCCACCAACGGAAGCCAGTTCTTCATCACCCACAAGGAGACCCCCTGGCTGGACGGGCGGCACGCCGTGTTCGGCTACGTCACCGCCGGTCAGGAGGTGGTGAACGCCATCGCCCAGGGCGACCGGATCGAGAGCATCCGCATCGAGCGGGTGGGGGACAAGGCGAAGGCCTTCGACGCCACGCAGGTGCTGGCCGCCAACGCCGGCATGTTCAAGGCGCGCTGA
- a CDS encoding 1-acyl-sn-glycerol-3-phosphate acyltransferase yields the protein MFRLFSLLMFRLMGWTVEDHRPKDLDRYIVVVAPHTSNWDFLIGLFTRSIARMGDVRYLAKRELFRPPFGAVFRWLGGYPVDRSQKNQLVDQVADLFRTVPGFKIAITPEGTRKRVDTWRTGFYHIAVKAKVPIILAAMDYERKCVSFSPPFWPTGDVDVDVEAMKAHFRPVRGRNPEQGVH from the coding sequence ATGTTCAGGCTGTTCTCCCTGTTGATGTTCCGCCTGATGGGCTGGACGGTCGAGGACCACCGCCCCAAGGACCTCGACCGCTACATCGTGGTGGTGGCGCCGCATACGAGCAACTGGGACTTCCTCATCGGGCTCTTCACCCGGAGCATCGCGCGCATGGGCGATGTGCGCTACCTCGCCAAGCGCGAACTGTTCCGCCCGCCGTTCGGTGCCGTGTTCCGCTGGTTGGGCGGCTATCCGGTGGACCGTAGCCAGAAGAACCAGCTCGTGGACCAAGTGGCCGACCTCTTCCGCACCGTGCCCGGCTTCAAGATCGCGATCACCCCGGAAGGGACCCGCAAGCGCGTGGACACCTGGAGGACGGGCTTCTATCACATCGCCGTCAAAGCCAAAGTGCCGATCATCCTGGCGGCCATGGACTACGAACGTAAGTGCGTCTCGTTCTCTCCGCCCTTCTGGCCCACCGGCGATGTGGACGTGGATGTGGAGGCCATGAAGGCCCATTTCCGCCCGGTGCGCGGCCGCAACCCGGAGCAGGGCGTCCACTGA
- a CDS encoding 3'-5' exonuclease: MPYERPMEQMGFAVVDVETTLGDPLRGRIMELALVLPDADGHVAWSALVDPGVPVPAFARMLTGIAPDDLRHAPRFHRIVPRLLLLTDTRVIVAHNARYDMAALAAECGRAGVSFDRSTLCTERLSRQLVPQLSHHNLGSLCRHFGIPFTGRHRALNDARATTALLARFIDGFGVERVARAIHHPAREARA, encoded by the coding sequence ATGCCGTATGAGCGCCCCATGGAGCAGATGGGATTCGCCGTGGTGGATGTGGAGACGACCTTGGGCGATCCATTGCGGGGCCGGATCATGGAACTGGCCCTGGTGCTTCCCGACGCCGACGGACACGTGGCCTGGAGCGCCCTGGTGGACCCGGGGGTGCCGGTGCCGGCGTTCGCCCGGATGTTGACGGGCATCGCACCGGACGACCTGCGCCATGCGCCGCGCTTCCATCGGATCGTCCCGCGGTTGCTGCTGCTCACGGACACCCGGGTGATCGTGGCGCACAACGCCCGGTACGACATGGCGGCCCTGGCGGCGGAGTGCGGTCGGGCGGGCGTGTCGTTCGACCGATCGACCCTGTGCACCGAACGGCTCAGCCGCCAACTGGTGCCGCAGCTCAGCCATCACAACCTGGGCAGCCTGTGCCGCCACTTCGGGATCCCCTTCACGGGCCGTCATCGCGCGTTGAACGACGCACGCGCCACCACGGCGCTGTTGGCCCGTTTCATCGATGGGTTCGGCGTGGAACGGGTGGCGCGGGCCATCCATCATCCGGCCCGGGAGGCGCGCGCCTGA
- a CDS encoding dephospho-CoA kinase: MLRIGITGGIGSGKSTVCRVFGVLGVPVFEADAAGKRLLADDPLVRQAVTEAFGAEAYPGGILDREALARRVFSDPAARARLNGIVHPAVRAAFAQWADAQDASYVLMESAILVGSGGARALDGLVLVTAPEDLRLQRTMQRDGVGEVAVRARMAAQDAEEDMRIAAQHVIHNDDHQLVIPQVLRIHQSLLDRAAA; this comes from the coding sequence ATGTTGAGGATCGGCATCACCGGTGGCATCGGCAGTGGCAAGTCCACGGTGTGCCGTGTCTTCGGCGTGCTCGGTGTGCCGGTCTTCGAGGCGGACGCCGCAGGGAAGCGCCTTCTGGCGGACGATCCCCTCGTGCGTCAGGCAGTGACAGAAGCGTTCGGCGCTGAGGCCTACCCGGGGGGCATCCTGGACCGCGAAGCACTGGCGCGGAGGGTCTTCTCCGATCCCGCGGCGCGCGCCCGGTTGAACGGCATTGTTCATCCTGCGGTCCGGGCCGCGTTCGCGCAGTGGGCCGACGCGCAGGACGCCTCCTATGTGCTGATGGAATCCGCCATCCTGGTGGGCAGCGGTGGTGCCCGTGCGCTGGACGGCCTGGTGCTGGTGACCGCGCCCGAGGACCTTCGGCTGCAGCGCACCATGCAGCGCGATGGGGTGGGTGAGGTGGCTGTGCGTGCCCGCATGGCGGCGCAGGATGCCGAGGAGGACATGCGCATCGCGGCGCAGCACGTGATCCACAACGACGACCATCAGCTCGTCATCCCCCAGGTGCTTCGCATCCATCAGTCCCTGCTTGACCGCGCGGCCGCATGA
- the yajC gene encoding preprotein translocase subunit YajC, with product MFPLSFPLQAAGQQSPYSFWIMMGLLMVVFYFFMIRPQQKKAKDARKFRESIQKGMKVVTIGGVHGKVVEVSEKTVLVEVDTNVKIRFEKSALAMDSSQQLNEEAVKAS from the coding sequence ATGTTCCCGCTCTCCTTCCCCCTGCAGGCCGCCGGCCAGCAAAGCCCGTACAGCTTCTGGATCATGATGGGCCTGCTCATGGTCGTCTTCTACTTCTTCATGATCCGCCCGCAGCAGAAGAAGGCCAAGGATGCCCGCAAGTTCCGCGAGTCGATCCAGAAGGGCATGAAGGTGGTCACCATCGGCGGGGTGCATGGCAAAGTGGTGGAGGTGAGCGAGAAGACCGTGCTGGTGGAGGTGGACACCAACGTGAAGATCCGCTTCGAGAAGAGCGCGCTGGCGATGGACAGCTCCCAGCAGCTGAACGAAGAGGCCGTGAAGGCCAGCTGA